Part of the Trichoderma asperellum chromosome 1, complete sequence genome is shown below.
TGATGTGATTGGAGATGAGACACCAGAGCCTGAGGAGAGCGATATGAAGATTacaataaaaaatttaaacgCAGTCGATCCGCGAAAGAATAATTTAGAAGCGAATATCCCATCACTTGAAAGTCTCTATGAATGGGTCAATTCAACTCCTGAATTCAAGGATTTCACTATGGGAGAATCACGCTTGCTTTGGGTTTGCGGTGACCCAGATGCTGGCAGAACGATGGTGTTTTGGTCGATTATCCGTGGGCTCTCTCAGACGAGTCTCGGCTTAGAACCGAAGTTTCTGTCATTTTCAATGTGCGGTACTGGTGAAAATGAAGTGGAAAGCACTGTGTCTGTGCTTAAGACCCTTATCTACCTCGTCTTGAATCACCAACCTCAGCTGAGCAAATATCTGATAGAAAAGTGCAACTCAACAGACAGAAAGGATTTTTCTGATTCCAATGACAAATACGCATTAACATTGCTTCTATACGAAATTATCAGAGATGAAACATTTAAACCAACTATATTCCTAATCGGAGGAATTGATGAAATCATtttcgaagacgaagagccAAGCTCCTTTGCATCATTTATCAAAACAACTATGAATTTATCACAAAATGTTAAATGGCTCATATCCAGCTCAACTGAGTCATTTGAGAGTTTTTCTAAATCAGAAGATCTGCATATAGCTAAAGATCAATGCATAAATATCGATGGCGCATATGATGCAATCCAGAGAACTTTAAATGATCATTATATCCCTTCAAAGGTTGATCAGCTAGCAAAACACTGGAGTATCGAAGAAGAGTTTCGAAATGAAATTACTGAACTCCTAAAGAAGATATCTTCAGGAACCTTTCTACGGGTTGACTTAGCGTGCCAGGCGATACAACGAGAAAATCCTTGGCATGCCCCAAGTATTCTCCAATTGTGGTTATCgcagcctccagcagcatATTCTGATCCATTATACAACTTTTACGCTCCTATGCGCGAAAATATTAAGAATCTACCTTTCAATGATTCCAATATTTGCGTCGATGTGCTAAGTACAATGGCAACAGCAGCTAGACCTCTGAATCTTGTGGAGTTGGAAGTACTTTTGGATTTTCCGGCATACTTCAATGTCAAAGTCCTCGTGGAAAAATGTTTCACATTCCTAGAACTACGTGACGACACAGTCCATTTCCCGCGCAAAACCGCCAGAGATTTCGTTCTCAAGGAGTCAGAGAGTAAAAGGGCAGGCTTGCATTCGCGAATGGTTGAACGCTGTCTCACATCTCTATCAGAATATTGGAGTTTACCTTCGACAAATTCATCCCAAAGCCGAAGCAAAAACTCAGAACTCCCTACCGGCTATTTGGCACTATATTGGGCTCGACATCTTTGTAATATTGACGATGCTAATAATGTTATACATATAGTTACTGAGTTTTTCACTCAGAACCTCTTGAAATGGTTGGATCTCTTAGTATCTTCAGGGTTGTTATCTCAGGCAAGAGCTCTAGTATCAGCTTTACAAAGCCATGTCAAGGTACgtttctccatctcttgtTTCATGAACGTCTCAATTTTTATAACGACGGAATTTCAAATTTGATACTGACTTTGCTATCAAAAGAAGCGGGAAATAGGAGCACGCGCTGATGATAGCCGCTACCGGACGTTCGTGAGCATTATCAATGAAACGAACCAGTTATTACGTTTCCACAACATGATTCAGGGTGCCGTTGGTCTTACAGCCAGAGTGACTCTCCTGTTCTGTCCTCACAATACGACGATGCAAAAAATATTCCTGCCCAAGGAATGGCCGCAACTTGAAGGCCCCCCAATGTTCAAAAATTATTGGGACCCCGCTACTCATATTTTAACAGGTCATTCAGACTATATTCGTTGCTGTTCCTATTCTCATGATGGAAAATTCTTAGCTTCTGGCTCAGATGATGGTTCTATACGTCTCTGGGATACAGCGTCAGGAAATGTACAACATATATTTCGAGCTTTTGATAGTGATTATGTGTATAACATTGCTCTATCCTCCTCTGGATTTATTGCTGCGGCGAGCCAGACAACCATTGGAATATGGAATTTATCTACTGGACAACTGCCGAAACTACCAGTTGATGAGTATGTGTGCAACAAATTCGTCTCTGTCGGGGATATTACGTTTTCGAATGACGGAAACAtgctggcagcggcggtTCAGAGAGATATTATTTTTTGGCATATTCTTGACTCCAAACTCATCCCACAAAAGGTAGATGCTTCCTACAAAGATGATATTCGCTTCATCAAATTCTCTGAGCATGATACTCTTTTTGGATCAGTGTCAAATCAAACGGTTACTATCTGGAGTCTGAAGGATGAGGTGACTGACGGCGTCATGGATGGAGCAGTTCAAAACGTAGAGTTTGCTATACAGAATAACCGaaggttgaagaaggaaacagACTTGACTATATCTACCTCACACAATGATTGGGCATGTGGGATTGCCTTTTCACCAAATCTAAAGTATGTTGCCACCGGGACGgatgaagaaaacaaagtATACATATGGGACTGGGAGTCGGGAAACCCTCCCATGATTCTCACTGGACACACGGGCAGTATCAACACAGTCGAATTCTCATCTGATGGTTTATTTCTAGCATCTGGATCACAGGATGGGACAATTAGAATGTGGCGAGAGCCATGGACTGCCACACAACCCCCCTTAATACTAAGCGGACACTCAAGGAGTGTGTACGATTTATCATTCTCGCCTTCTGAGACATGCCTTGCTACCTGCTCCAGCGATGAAACCATTCGAATCTGGGATTACGGCAGCTATAAAACACAAGTACAGTCGGAAATTGACTTAAGGCAGAGTCAAAATACTCCACACGCGCGGCGTATCTCACGTATTGCACTGTCTGAGGATGGGAAGTGGGTGGCATCAGCCTCCGCAGATGGTTTAATTTGTTTATGGGATGGAATTTCTGGTGTGCTCCAACGAAGCTTATGGGAGCATAGACAAGATATTGAATCGCTTGTATTCAGTCATGATTCTCGCAAATTGATATCAGGATCCGATGACAGAACTGTTCGTATTTGGAACTTAGAAGATGACTTCCAGTCACGCCCACTCCTCGGTCACCGAGATTGGGTACGCTGCGCTGTATTATCGCGCGATGGAACATTTGTAGCTTCGGGATCTGATGATAGGACCGTACGCGTTTGGGACCTTAGGTATGAGTTTGGACATGATCTTTCGAatcaggaagaggaggaagaagaggaaggagaaagaggggaGTCGAATGGTGTCCAGGGGCTAAGAATACTGAGTGGTCATAGAGACTACGTCATGTGCGTTTTATTTTCACAAGATGGAAAATACGTCGTGTCTGgtgctgatgatggtgagaTCCTACTTTGGAGCCTTCACACCGATCAAGCCAACTCTTCGACTCAATTGAcaagaattaaaaatagagGGGACGGACGCATAAATGCTATGACCTTCTCAGCCGACTTCAAAAGGCTCATCGCATCTTATGCTGGAAGTATATCCATATGGGATATTACTGGGGAGGATGGGAATATAAGATCTGAGGGTATGATTAAATCAGAAACAAGGTCAGGTATCTACTCACTGAGCGTCAATATCAAGTACCCTCAGTATGTCATATCAGAGGGGGCCCTATACTTATCGAAGACCTGAGAGAAGGTGCAAAAGTGGAGATAGTATCTAAGCCATGGTGCCCCTATAGTGTTATGTCCGACACAGAGACATGGATCACCTGGAACGGTAAGAAGGTTGTCCTCTTGCCAGGTCAGTATCATCCAGAGTCTGGTAGGAATACTATGAGAGTTGGAGAACAAACAATTATCATCGGCTGTATCACGGGAGAGGTTTTAATTTTCCGGTTTAAAAAGGATGCAATTTGGCTGGAGACATTACACCAGTAGTAACTAGAGCAAATATATTACTTCGCTTCGAATACTTTAGAGTAAATAAGAGTGTGTTTCGATAAGTGCCTCACTAGAATAGTTTCACTCTGAGATCTTAGTATTTATACGCTGTAAGTAAGTCGAAACATTTAATAATTCGACTTTCGCCTGTCTCTTTTCTATACTTGGGCGTGGTGAACAACACCAAACTACATAATGTCTACCAACTTATGTGTTTGTCCTGTTGCAAAATTTGGTTGAACCTataggggggggggagatgAGAATGTTTGGTATATATTCATTGTAGCCCCATATCTCCCCATATCTTGCACAATACTAACTCGCTCACTGTACTAGCAAACAAACATCCCGAGTAATAAAAACACCGTATACTTTTTATTGTCCCCAACATTCAACCCTTTTCAACTCTTTGCAAACTCCACCACCAACTCCGCAACCAAACCAACCACCCCGTCCGTCTTCGACACAAACAAACTGTGCGAAGCATCCACCGACTTCACCAGCCACTCGACTCCCGACCGAGCAATATTTTCATCCTGGTGTTTCAGGGGCACGGTATTGTCCTGAATAGCGCGAATATATGCGTGGTGGCCATCGTATGCCTTTCCCCTCCATCCTATTGCCAAAGGAGCTGACATGGTTGCCGCTCCGGAGTGTCCCTTGACGGCTGCGATGATGTGTTCGGCTATCTCGTCTGAGAGGTCGTTGTAGAAGTAGTGTTTTTGGTCTTTTGATAACAAAAGGACGGTCTCTTTAATCTAAAATTGCGATGGAGTTAGAATCTACGAATTTGGATAGAGATAAAATAGAGCAAGCctttgttaaaaaaaaaaaaaaaaaaaaaaaaaaaaaaaaaaaaaggggggggggctcAGCTGGGGTTAAAACTCACATCATCTGCCGAGACAAATGGACATGCGGAACCACCCGCCATCTCAAAGGTCGTCTCGCCCTCAATCAGCATAAACGCAGCAAGATAAATCACGCCAATGATGCCTCCATTCAGGCCCTGCGCCTCTCTGGTCTTCTTGTCCAGATGGCGGTGAGGCCCGTAATTACGAACCCGCCATATGAATGGCCAAGGACAATGACATCTTTGCCTTTGTCAAGTAGAGGCAGGAGGAGAGCCTTGGACTGCGCCTCGTCGTCTTGGACGCTGACGTCCCTGGTGCCTACGCTGCGGGTGGGTACCACAGTGGTGGGAAAGCCTGCTGCTTCGAGGGCTTTGGCGAAGGAGGCCATGGTAGAAGCCGGATACCATGCGCCGGGAATGATGAGGATGTGTGGTCGTGAGGTGGAGATTACCGCCATGGTGGTTGCTGCTACTGGAGAGTCTTGGAGACTTGTGTCCTGTGTATCCTTTTATTGGCGGATGGAATACGTAGGCCAAGGTAGGGAAATGTCTTATAAATGCTGTCATTCAACGCCAAGTCTATGGTCTATGAAAGGTTGGATATCCaactttatatagtatatagatATTGTCAATAGACTACTGTCTACCGCCCAAATCTTTCAACCTTCATCCTAGCCTCTCCACATCCTCTCGGGGCTGAAAAACGTTAGTGTATCCTAAACACGCCTCGATTTGTAAGTCCTCAATGTTTAGTAAACTTCGACGCATCTTCCACAGGACAAAATAGTACATGCGTCAAGCTCAAAGAAGGAAAACCTCTCCGCGTAAATGCGCGCTAAGAACCAAGATAAGCGAGATACCTACTTGGCTGCTCAAGACCAATAGTCTGCCATGCGCTGAGTAATGGTTCTGCAACCCAATATGTACTGAGCTGAGTAGGCCTATAACTCACTCGGTGGCGTGTAATCAATGCGCCCGTTATCCTATTCCAGGATCGTAGTGTTTTCTCTCTAACAGGTTAGCCAACTCGATACAGCCCATGTTAGTTTCCTATTTCGGTAATTTCCAGCCTCTAGCTAACCAATTGACGTTTCTgttgaaaaagacaaaattcACAAAGAGGGGCGACGAGCTCTCTGACTGAGTGACCGAGAAACCGAGCAAGTCGCGGGAATTTGCTCACAGCTTCCGGCCACAGGAGATTTTGTTATCCTCTTATAGATATGTATGTACAGGTATGATGCGACG
Proteins encoded:
- a CDS encoding uncharacterized protein (EggNog:ENOG41), with the translated sequence MDITTWVAKGRRAFRSKKDKRIDTGSVGDEQTSSTPEDINNLTPPKPTAADQPPDEIFVPNESDVLPESSVVAPESETPTDLPTKDSKKPEEAISQSNEINKVSSSITSASNRLDSAESYHQAPRDLWEVAYDNLRLQHADLLEEYERILTLWLRAYSLQQNRKFDCIEEPGNLFQCSNHQERRQYAQNIIAFCLDAQQERDAGADSGDEGSQNSNSETISLRFSKETRDVLKSSIDNVEDAALAWAGTCLALQGLLDSTDRPEKLLGINYIASRMAWYTLLPKLLDDDESEQTSLRDRITELYQQIFLFQIRIVCSQTDTIQESDFFQIDQDLFSRDGDLNEADVVKAEQALMCFKGNHIEAQIRSLVTFPNDEKNDVIGDETPEPEESDMKITIKNLNAVDPRKNNLEANIPSLESLYEWVNSTPEFKDFTMGESRLLWVCGDPDAGRTMVFWSIIRGLSQTSLGLEPKFLSFSMCGTGENEVESTVSVLKTLIYLVLNHQPQLSKYLIEKCNSTDRKDFSDSNDKYALTLLLYEIIRDETFKPTIFLIGGIDEIIFEDEEPSSFASFIKTTMNLSQNVKWLISSSTESFESFSKSEDLHIAKDQCINIDGAYDAIQRTLNDHYIPSKVDQLAKHWSIEEEFRNEITELLKKISSGTFLRVDLACQAIQRENPWHAPSILQLWLSQPPAAYSDPLYNFYAPMRENIKNLPFNDSNICVDVLSTMATAARPLNLVELEVLLDFPAYFNVKVLVEKCFTFLELRDDTVHFPRKTARDFVLKESESKRAGLHSRMVERCLTSLSEYWSLPSTNSSQSRSKNSELPTGYLALYWARHLCNIDDANNVIHIVTEFFTQNLLKWLDLLVSSGLLSQARALVSALQSHVKKREIGARADDSRYRTFVSIINETNQLLRFHNMIQGAVGLTARVTLLFCPHNTTMQKIFLPKEWPQLEGPPMFKNYWDPATHILTGHSDYIRCCSYSHDGKFLASGSDDGSIRLWDTASGNVQHIFRAFDSDYVYNIALSSSGFIAAASQTTIGIWNLSTGQLPKLPVDEYVCNKFVSVGDITFSNDGNMLAAAVQRDIIFWHILDSKLIPQKVDASYKDDIRFIKFSEHDTLFGSVSNQTVTIWSLKDEVTDGVMDGAVQNVEFAIQNNRRLKKETDLTISTSHNDWACGIAFSPNLKYVATGTDEENKVYIWDWESGNPPMILTGHTGSINTVEFSSDGLFLASGSQDGTIRMWREPWTATQPPLILSGHSRSVYDLSFSPSETCLATCSSDETIRIWDYGSYKTQVQSEIDLRQSQNTPHARRISRIALSEDGKWVASASADGLICLWDGISGVLQRSLWEHRQDIESLVFSHDSRKLISGSDDRTVRIWNLEDDFQSRPLLGHRDWVRCAVLSRDGTFVASGSDDRTVRVWDLRYEFGHDLSNQEEEEEEEGERGESNGVQGLRILSGHRDYVMCVLFSQDGKYVVSGADDGEILLWSLHTDQANSSTQLTRIKNRGDGRINAMTFSADFKRLIASYAGSISIWDITGEDGNIRSEGMIKSETRSGIYSLSVNIKYPQYVISEGALYLSKT
- a CDS encoding uncharacterized protein (EggNog:ENOG41), which encodes MLIEGETTFEMAGGSACPFVSADDIKETVLLLSKDQKHYFYNDLSDEIAEHIIAAVKGHSGAATMSAPLAIGWRGKAYDGHHAYIRAIQDNTVPLKHQDENIARSGVEWLVKSVDASHSLFVSKTDGVVGLVAELVVEFAKS
- a CDS encoding uncharacterized protein (EggNog:ENOG41~TransMembrane:1 (o74-93i)); translated protein: MAVISTSRPHILIIPGAWYPASTMASFAKALEAAGFPTTVVPTRSVGTRDVSVQDDEAQSKALLLPLLDKGKDVIVLGHSYGGFVITGLTAIWTRRPERRRA